Below is a genomic region from Synechococcales cyanobacterium T60_A2020_003.
ACTGAAGGAAACGCCTTATTCTCAATACGGTGTGCTTCTTGCTGTGACCAATTACACCCAATCTACTATTAGCCGCCAAATCCAAGCGTTGGAAACGGAATTGGGGATGGCCTTATTCCATCGGGCAGGGGCAAAGCTAACGCTAGCAGGTGAGAAATTACTTCCCCGTGCCCGCCGGATTTGCCAAGAGTGGCAAACCGTTACCACCGAAATTTCTGAATTGGTGGATGGCAAACAGACTGAGCTATGCATTGCAGCAATCCATTCCATGTGCTCCCATTATCTTCCTCCTGTTTTGCAGCAGTTCTGCCAGGAATATCCCCAGGTTCAGCTTCGGGTCACCTCTCTAGGAAGCGATCGCGCGCTCAAAGTGCTTAAAGATGGGTTAGTCGATCTCGCCATCGTCATAGATAATCGCTTTTTAACCACGAATCCGGCAATGGTCGTTGATCCGCTCTACCATGAACCCATCTTGGCACTCATGGCCGCCAGTCATCCCTTGACGAAATATGATGCTGTCCCTTGAGCCGAGCTTGCCCGCTACCCCCAGGTCGTTTTTAAAGATGGATACGGCATGCAGCGGTTAGTGCAAGAGCAATTTCAGCGACAGGGGCTAACCCTCAATGCCGCGCTTGAGCTGAATACCCTTGATGCCTTCCGTGGCGTCATTCGTCAGGGCGAGTTAGTCGCACTCTTACCCCAATCCGCTGTGATCGACACCTACCAAGATGTGATGTTAGCGGTTCGCCCCACCGCAGATCCAATGCTGACTCGCCAAGTGGTTTTAGTCACGACCCAAGATCGAGTTCAGATCCCGCCCATTCAACGGTTTCGTCAGCTTGTTCAGCACCATGCGGTACGCTACACGGCGATCGCCCCTGCTGATCTTTCCTCCGCCTCAATGTCGTAACTGGAGACCGTGGGTATGAGCCAAACATTTCGAGCGTTTATCCAAAAAGTGGGAAGTGGCCCCCACACGAGCAAGGATCTAACCCGTGAAGAAGCGGCGATCGCCATGGGCATGATGCTTTTAGAAGAGGCAACCCCAGCTCAGATTGGAGCATTTCTGATTGCCCACCGTATCAAGCGTCCGGTTGGGGATGAACTGGCCGGAATGCTAGACACCTACGATGAGTTAGGCCCACATTTAACCTATGGCGGAAAAGCTCCGGTCACCGTACTGGGAACTCCCTATGACGGGCGATCGCGCACTGCTCCCCTCACGCCTCTCACAGCCTTAATCCTCGCTACCGTTCACCGTCCTGTCGTGATGCACGGTGCCGGACGCGTACCGACGAAGTACGGGTTGCCGCTGGTAGATATCTGGCAGCATCTAGGAGTTGATTGGACTGCACTTTCCTTAGAGACAATTTCATCCATTCTCACGTCCGTTAATCTTGGCTTTGTGTATACGCCCCAACACTTCGCCCTGACCAATGCGCTGATCGAGTATCGAGACCAAATCGGAAAACGTCCGCCCCTAGCGATGCTGGAGCTAATGTGGGCACCTGTAAACGCGAGTCAGCTTCAGATTGTTTCTGGCTATGTTCATCCGCCGACAGAAAACTTTTTCCGCGAAACCTTTGCACGCCGAGGGCAACAGCAATTCGTTACGGTAAAAGGTTTAGAGGGAAGCTGCGATTTACCGCGCGATCGCACCTGCATTATCGGTATCCATACTCCTAATACTCCCTCGAACGCCGACCTTGATCGGA
It encodes:
- a CDS encoding anthranilate phosphoribosyltransferase family protein; this translates as MSQTFRAFIQKVGSGPHTSKDLTREEAAIAMGMMLLEEATPAQIGAFLIAHRIKRPVGDELAGMLDTYDELGPHLTYGGKAPVTVLGTPYDGRSRTAPLTPLTALILATVHRPVVMHGAGRVPTKYGLPLVDIWQHLGVDWTALSLETISSILTSVNLGFVYTPQHFALTNALIEYRDQIGKRPPLAMLELMWAPVNASQLQIVSGYVHPPTENFFRETFARRGQQQFVTVKGLEGSCDLPRDRTCIIGIHTPNTPSNADLDRILLHPRDYGFAGTDVPLADTPEFISQIQAVLRGEASELQRSAIWNGGFYLWQAGVCSSIEAGLAHAEDLLMTQQVAATLEKLQVEVRRAINVQTGRVQLETSL